A portion of the Gorilla gorilla gorilla isolate KB3781 chromosome X, NHGRI_mGorGor1-v2.1_pri, whole genome shotgun sequence genome contains these proteins:
- the LOC101126086 gene encoding LOW QUALITY PROTEIN: nucleolar protein 11-like (The sequence of the model RefSeq protein was modified relative to this genomic sequence to represent the inferred CDS: inserted 1 base in 1 codon; substituted 1 base at 1 genomic stop codon) — MAVLEEEFTLPSVVLSTGPEGLLGMKQSDKTDQFLVTDSGRTVILYKVPDQKPLGSWSVKQGQIVTCPAVCNFQAGEYIVVHNNKILRIWNNEDVNLDKVFKATLSVEVYRILSVQGSEPLVLFKEGVRGLEALLADPQQKIEAVISDEVIKWTKFFIVFRHPVLIFITEKHGNHFAYVQMFNSRILTKYTLLVGQDKNSFIESFTALVDQKFISLTSLSSDGCIYETLMPIRPTDPEKNQSLVRSLLLKAVVSGNTXNGVALTALDQDHVTVLGSPLAASKECLSVWNIKFQTLQTSKELPQGTSGQLWYYGENLFMLRGKSXVIPYNCEVSSLAGAHGKLKHSQDPGTHVVPHFVNWETPQGCGLGSQNSEQSRRILRRRKIEVSLQPEVSPSKQLLATIMKDSEKHTEVEVWKFLALKQTPDFHTVTGDTVTGLLERCKAEPSFYPRNCLMHLIQMHVLSYSLCPDLMEIALKKKDVQLLQLFLQQFPDIPESVTCACLKIFLRIGDDSIQETDVSMESVFDYSNSVHDEKMEEQTGILQNGFNPEEDKYNNCDQELNKKPQDKTKETISCSVIPKRAALLNPILHSAYSETFLLPHLKNIPAQHIILFLKYLCFLYLKCSENATMTLPGIHPPTLNQIMDWICLLLDANFTVVVMMPEAKRPLINLYKLVKSQISVYSELNKIEVSFWELQKLNQEKNNRGLYSIEVLELF, encoded by the exons ATGGCAGTGCTGGAGGAAGAATTCACGTTGCCTTCAGTAGTCCTGAGCACGGGACCTGAAGGACTCCTAGGCATGAAGCAGAGTGACAAAACAGACCAGTTTCTAGTGACAGACAGTGGCAGAACCGTGATCCTCTATAAGGTTCCTGATCAGAAACCCTTGGGGAGCTGGTCAGTGAAACAGGGTCAAATTGTAACATGTCCAGCTGTGTGCAACTTTCAAGCTGGAGAGTATATTGTTGTACACAATAATAAGATTTTAAGAATCTGGAATAATGAAGATGTAAACCTGGATAAAGTATTTAAAGCTACATTGTCAGTTGAAGTATATAGGATACTTTCAGTGCAAGGGTCAGAACCCTTGGTGCTCTTCAAGGAAGGTGTTCGTGGTTTAGAGGCCTTGCTTGCAGACCCCCAGCAGAAAATTGAAGCTGTTATCTCTGATGAAGTGATTAAATGGACAAAGTTTTTCATAGTATTCAGACatcctgttttaatttttattactgaaaaacatggaaatcactttGCTTATGTGCAAATGTTTAACTCACGTAtcttaaccaaatatacactctTAGTTGGACAAGACAAAAACTCTTTTATAGAGAGTTTTACTGCATTGGTAGATCAGAAATTCATCTCTTTGACGTCATTAAGCTCTGATGGTTGTATATATGAAACCTTGATGCCAATACGTCCAACTGACccagaaaaaaatcagagcttagttaGATCACTGTTGCTCAAGGCTGTTGTGTCTGGTAACACTTGAAATGGAGTTGCACTCACTGCGCTGGATCAGGATCACGTCACAGTCCTAGGAAGTCCACTAGCAGCTTCTAAGGAATGCCTCTCTGTAtggaacataaaatttcaaacactACAGACTTCAAAAGAGTTACCACAAGGGACCAGTGGTCAACTCTGGTATTATGGGGAAAATTTGTTTATGCTACGTGGAAAAT CTGTGATTCCATACAACTGTGAAGTGTCATCATTAGCAGGTGCTCATGGAAAACTCAAGCATAGTCAAGATCCAGGAACTCATGTCGTGCCCCATTTTGTAAACTGGGAAACACCTCAGGGATGTGGACTTGGGTCCCAGAACTCAGAGCAGTCAAGAAGAATTTTAAGGAGACGAAAAATTGAAGTGAGTTTACAGCCAGAGGTATCACCATCCAAACAACTTTTGGCAACCATAATGAAAGATTCAGAGAAACACACTGAAGTAGAAGTATGGAAATTTTTGGCTCTGAAGCAGACCCCTGACTTTCATACTGTCACTGGGGACACAGTAACAGGACTTCTGGAAAGGTGTAAAGCAGAACCATCATTTTATCCCCGGAACTGTCTGATGCACCTTATCCAAATGCATGTGCTTTCTTACAGTTTGTGCCCTGACTTAATGGAGattgccttaaaaaagaaagatgtacAGTTGTTACAACTCTTTCTACAGCAGTTCCCTGACATTCCTGAATCGGTCACCTGTGCTTGCTTAAAAATTTTCTTGAGAATTGGTGATGACAGTATTCAAGAAACAGATGTCAGTATGGAGTCAGTTTTTGACTATAGTAATTCTGTACATGATGAGAAAATGGAAGAGCAAACTGGAATTCTTCAAAATGGCTTCAATCCTGAAGAAGATAAATACAATAACTGTGATCAAGAGTTAAATAAAAAGCCCCAGGACAAAACAAAGGAGACCATTTCATGCTCTGTGATACCAAAAAGAGCAGCTCTACTTAATCCAATTCTTCATTCAGCATATAGCGAAACATTTCTTCTGCCTCATTTGAAAAACATCCCAGCACAGCATATCATACTGTTTCTCAAGTATTTGTGTTTCCTTTATCTGAAGTGTAGCGAAAATGCTACTATGACTCTTCCTGGAATACACCCACCTACCTTGAACCAGATTATGGATTGGATATGTCTACTTCTGGATGCAAATTTTACTGTTGTAGTAATGATGCCAGAAGCAAAGAGGCCACTGATAAATCTTTACAAGCTTGTAAAATCTCAGATATCTGTTTATTCCGAGCTCAACAAGATTGAAGTAAGTTTTTGGGAGCTACAGAAATTAAATCAAGAAAAGAATAATAGAGGATTATATTCAATTGAAGTGCTGGAGCTCTTCTGA